In one window of Armatimonadota bacterium DNA:
- a CDS encoding sulfatase, producing MNFIVIISDTLRRDHLGLYGNKWISTPHLDRFAERCVICDHAYTGSFPTIPHRTDVMTGQYCFTYTDWAPLARDSVVLSQVLGDAGYLTYMIVDTPHMIRDGSYFDRGFTGWQWIRGQENDRYMTSPADVEFPCSPDKLRAATRNVARHMRNTSLRQHEEDYFAPKTMRTAEQWLERNYRQKPFFLYVDTFDPHEPWDPPRYYADMYDLGYEGEEVTYPVYGPATYLTQAELKHMRALYAGEVTMVDRAVGRLLQKIEDLGLFEDTVIIFTTDHGFYLGEHNLTGKVVMLYDEVCHVPFMVHMPGGAGARRSSALVQAPDIMATLVELAGADDPGTMHGKSLAPLLKGDDRALREVAVSSWAIIHEPKEAPPVARDFYEWFEQARGLKPSTVNDGEWALICGAQDVEPELYHLLSDPTQERNVFAEHKDEAKRLHAAYVELLESVGTKDDFVARRRELPGA from the coding sequence ATGAACTTCATCGTCATCATTTCCGACACGCTGCGGCGGGATCATCTCGGGCTGTACGGGAACAAGTGGATCAGCACGCCGCACCTCGACCGGTTCGCCGAGCGATGCGTCATCTGCGACCACGCATACACCGGATCGTTTCCGACGATCCCGCACCGGACGGACGTCATGACCGGGCAGTATTGCTTCACCTACACCGACTGGGCACCGTTGGCGCGCGATTCGGTGGTGCTGTCGCAGGTGCTCGGGGATGCGGGCTACCTGACGTACATGATCGTGGACACGCCGCACATGATCCGCGACGGTTCGTACTTCGACCGCGGCTTCACCGGCTGGCAGTGGATACGCGGCCAGGAGAACGATCGCTACATGACGTCTCCGGCGGACGTCGAATTCCCGTGCTCCCCCGATAAGCTGCGCGCGGCGACGCGCAATGTGGCGCGGCACATGCGCAACACGTCGCTGCGCCAGCACGAGGAGGACTATTTCGCGCCGAAGACCATGCGCACCGCCGAGCAGTGGCTCGAACGCAACTACCGGCAGAAGCCGTTCTTCCTCTACGTGGACACCTTCGATCCGCACGAGCCGTGGGATCCACCGCGCTACTACGCCGACATGTACGATCTCGGGTATGAGGGCGAGGAGGTCACGTACCCCGTGTACGGCCCCGCTACCTACCTGACCCAGGCCGAGCTCAAGCACATGCGCGCGCTCTACGCGGGCGAGGTGACCATGGTGGACCGCGCCGTGGGCCGGCTTCTGCAGAAGATCGAGGATCTCGGCCTGTTCGAGGACACCGTGATAATCTTCACCACCGACCACGGATTCTACCTCGGCGAGCACAACCTGACGGGCAAGGTGGTCATGCTGTACGACGAGGTGTGTCACGTCCCGTTCATGGTGCACATGCCGGGCGGCGCGGGCGCGCGGCGCTCCTCGGCTTTAGTGCAGGCGCCGGACATCATGGCGACGCTGGTGGAACTCGCGGGCGCGGATGACCCGGGCACGATGCACGGGAAGTCGCTGGCGCCGCTGCTCAAGGGCGATGACCGTGCTCTGCGGGAGGTCGCGGTGTCGTCCTGGGCGATCATCCACGAGCCCAAGGAGGCGCCGCCCGTCGCCCGCGACTTCTACGAATGGTTCGAGCAGGCGCGCGGGCTCAAGCCGAGCACGGTCAACGACGGCGAATGGGCGCTCATCTGTGGCGCACAGGACGTCGAGCCGGAGCTGTATCACCTCCTCTCCGACCCCACTCAGGAGCGCAACGTTTTCGCGGAGCACAAGGACGAGGCCAAGCGCCTGCACGCCGCGTACGTCGAGCTGCTCGAATCGGTCGGCACGAAGGACGACTTCGTCGCGCGGCGACGGGAGCTGCCCGGGGCGTGA
- a CDS encoding ABC-ATPase domain-containing protein, with product MRQANDLRNELRRIDRRGYGAYKDLKGAYGFPDYVLHIDRVQSDPFAPPSEARVVVEQARARLPRELFSTKSRRTGLEDYLTRAFGAACGRVRKGRRGSGKSGLIEMLPCGQEILERTSVEVSERVVEARFFIGLPAFGRTIAGAEAERMLLDEVPEIVGQSLFYGSLDGHAARCHVEMADDADFLRACLREQGLVTFVADGAVLPRESGVSDRPLGDTAVPFASPPSLRVNFDLPNRGGVAGMAIPQGITLIVGGGYHGKSTLLDAISLGVYNHIPGDGRELAVTCADAAKIRAEDGRSISEVDISPFISNLPFGQDTSAFTTPNASGSTSQAANIIEALEAGSRLLLIDEDTSATNFMIRDKRMQELVAKDKEPITPLIDTVRLLEQDLGVSTILVMGGSGDYFDVADRVIMLDSYHVTDVTPEAKRIAGAYASQRREESAKRFTDLRPRMPVAASFDPYRGRTVKIRPRGTRGIDFGTEHIDLSALEQLVDPAQSRAIGWLIHHAAQYIFDGETTLTQGLDRLNELLDARGLLAAVPGKSGDYARPRRWEIAGAINRLRTLRCAAG from the coding sequence ATGCGACAAGCCAACGATTTGCGAAACGAGCTGCGCCGGATAGACCGCCGGGGCTACGGCGCGTACAAAGATCTCAAGGGCGCGTACGGCTTCCCCGATTACGTGCTTCACATTGACCGCGTGCAGAGCGACCCTTTCGCTCCGCCGAGCGAGGCGCGCGTGGTCGTCGAGCAGGCGCGCGCGCGGCTTCCGCGTGAACTGTTCTCGACAAAGTCGCGCCGGACCGGTCTCGAGGACTACCTGACGCGCGCGTTCGGCGCCGCGTGCGGCCGAGTGCGCAAAGGGCGGCGCGGCAGCGGTAAGAGCGGCCTCATCGAGATGCTGCCATGCGGCCAGGAGATCCTGGAGCGCACCAGCGTCGAGGTGAGCGAACGGGTGGTGGAGGCCAGGTTCTTCATCGGCCTGCCGGCGTTCGGGCGCACCATCGCGGGGGCCGAAGCGGAGCGAATGCTGCTCGACGAAGTGCCGGAGATCGTTGGGCAGTCGCTGTTCTATGGCAGCCTCGATGGCCATGCCGCGCGCTGTCACGTCGAGATGGCCGATGATGCCGACTTCTTGCGGGCGTGCCTGCGCGAGCAGGGGCTGGTCACCTTCGTCGCGGACGGCGCGGTGCTGCCGCGCGAGAGCGGCGTCAGTGATCGACCGCTGGGCGACACAGCGGTGCCGTTCGCGAGCCCTCCTTCGCTGCGCGTCAACTTCGACCTACCCAATCGCGGGGGGGTCGCCGGGATGGCTATCCCCCAGGGAATAACCCTCATCGTCGGCGGCGGGTATCACGGCAAATCCACGCTGCTCGACGCCATCAGCCTCGGGGTGTACAACCATATCCCGGGTGACGGCCGGGAGCTGGCTGTAACATGCGCCGACGCCGCGAAGATCCGTGCGGAGGACGGGCGCAGCATCAGCGAGGTGGACATCAGCCCGTTCATCTCCAACCTGCCGTTCGGCCAGGACACGAGCGCATTCACGACGCCCAACGCGTCCGGCAGCACGTCGCAGGCCGCGAATATCATCGAAGCCCTGGAGGCAGGCAGTCGCCTGCTGCTCATTGACGAGGACACCTCCGCGACCAACTTCATGATCCGCGACAAGCGGATGCAGGAACTCGTCGCCAAGGACAAAGAGCCGATCACGCCGCTGATTGACACGGTGCGCCTGCTCGAACAGGACCTCGGAGTTTCAACGATACTCGTCATGGGCGGTTCCGGCGACTACTTCGACGTCGCGGATAGAGTCATCATGCTCGACAGCTATCACGTCACCGACGTGACGCCGGAGGCGAAGCGGATCGCCGGCGCCTATGCCAGCCAGCGGCGAGAAGAATCCGCCAAGCGGTTTACCGACCTGCGCCCGCGCATGCCGGTTGCCGCGAGCTTCGACCCCTATCGCGGGCGCACGGTGAAGATCAGGCCGCGGGGCACGCGGGGCATTGACTTCGGCACCGAGCACATAGACCTGTCCGCGCTGGAGCAGCTTGTTGATCCCGCTCAATCGCGCGCGATCGGCTGGCTCATCCACCACGCCGCTCAGTACATCTTCGACGGCGAGACAACGCTGACGCAAGGGCTCGACCGATTGAACGAGCTGCTCGACGCGCGCGGGCTCCTCGCGGCAGTGCCGGGCAAGTCCGGCGATTACGCGCGCCCGCGGCGATGGGAGATCGCGGGCGCCATCAACCGCCTGCGCACGCTGCGCTGCGCGGCAGGGTAA
- a CDS encoding methyltransferase domain-containing protein, with the protein MSWPRQTGLGELLDGDELSEAERIRVLAALRRANVMSCAHPPIIAATSRLLDRTHIESTGRPIRVADIGAGTGDLVRAIASWARRRKLPVEVVGIEMDPVAAGEARRLSTDSPEVVVEQVDFTEFRPCQPFDVITALHLLHHYDDRAAADLLRRMAEMARTGVVVSDLARSRLTYLEAWVLVRLMSRSAPFHHDACVSVARSFTAQELQELARRAGLPNALVKRVPGRRILLTAAGMAG; encoded by the coding sequence TTGTCATGGCCACGACAAACCGGCCTCGGCGAACTGCTCGACGGCGATGAGCTGTCCGAGGCCGAGCGCATCCGTGTGCTCGCCGCCCTGCGCCGCGCTAACGTCATGTCCTGCGCGCATCCCCCCATCATCGCCGCGACGTCACGACTCCTCGACCGGACTCATATCGAGTCAACCGGGCGACCGATACGCGTGGCCGATATCGGCGCCGGCACGGGAGACCTGGTACGGGCGATTGCGTCGTGGGCGCGGCGGCGGAAGTTGCCGGTCGAGGTCGTCGGCATTGAGATGGATCCCGTCGCCGCGGGTGAAGCCCGGCGGCTCTCGACGGATTCCCCGGAGGTCGTTGTCGAACAGGTGGACTTCACGGAGTTCCGCCCCTGCCAGCCGTTCGACGTCATCACCGCGCTGCATCTGCTGCATCATTACGACGACCGCGCGGCCGCCGACTTGCTCCGCCGGATGGCCGAAATGGCTCGCACCGGCGTCGTCGTGTCGGACCTCGCTCGGTCGCGGCTGACCTATCTGGAGGCGTGGGTGCTCGTGCGGCTGATGTCGCGCAGCGCGCCCTTCCACCACGACGCCTGCGTCTCAGTGGCGAGGTCGTTCACCGCGCAGGAGCTTCAGGAGCTGGCACGCCGAGCGGGTCTGCCGAATGCCTTGGTCAAGCGCGTGCCCGGTCGCCGCATACTGCTGACAGCTGCCGGGATGGCGGGCTAG
- a CDS encoding bifunctional (p)ppGpp synthetase/guanosine-3',5'-bis(diphosphate) 3'-pyrophosphohydrolase, producing MVREHRPDGDEQLLRRAYEFAREAHAGASRASGQPYISHPLEVAVLLAELGLDDHALAATLLHDVIEDTSVTADELRKEFGEEITGLVHGVTKLSRIDFRTQRERQAQNLRKMLLAVARDLRVILIKLADRLHNMRTLKSLPQERRRSIAEETLHIYAPIAHRLGVWRLKWELEDLALRHIDPRAYHRIVRQVARTREDRERTVNQAVAQLRERLDQVGIKADIYGRPKHFYSIYQKMQAQGVDFDQILDLQAIRVLVTTLAECYSVLGEVHTLWLPLPGMFTDYIAKPKANFYQALHTKVFGPNGEPMEVQIRTYDMHRTAEYGVAAHWRYKEGEQGDRDLEQKLSWLRQLLDLQHDLQDPGEWLESLKIDLFQDQVFVFTPRGDVIDLPAGSTPVDFAYRIHTDIGHSCVGARVNGRIVPLNYVFHNGDVAEILTSKTSAGPSLDWLSFVKTSQAKGRIKSWYRKVRREDDLHHGREMLQEEIARHGLQLSETERGQHLSGIAARMNFISADDLAAAVGHGDVTAEAIVNRIKAQLEQKRKPPLPVRKARQGALQLGISAPGMENVLFRLSRCCAPIPGDHIVGYITRGRGLTIHRQTCPNVTRYAEREAERLVEVEWTFAKDTVYPAEIEVEALDRVGLLNDVTGIITSHEMNISSARVRTTKPRKAMINLTVDVTGTEHLQNVIGALGRLSDVLNARRVMT from the coding sequence ATGGTGCGGGAGCACCGCCCAGACGGCGATGAGCAACTGCTCCGGCGCGCATACGAGTTCGCGCGTGAGGCGCACGCCGGCGCGTCCCGCGCTTCGGGCCAGCCCTACATCTCGCACCCCCTCGAGGTCGCCGTGCTGCTCGCGGAGCTAGGCCTCGACGACCACGCGCTCGCGGCGACGCTGCTCCACGACGTCATCGAGGACACCTCCGTCACCGCGGACGAGCTGCGCAAGGAGTTCGGCGAGGAGATCACCGGCCTCGTCCACGGCGTGACCAAGCTCAGCCGCATTGATTTCCGCACTCAGCGCGAGCGCCAGGCGCAGAACCTGCGCAAGATGCTCCTGGCGGTGGCGCGCGACCTCCGCGTCATCCTCATCAAGCTCGCGGATCGGCTCCACAACATGCGCACCTTGAAGTCGCTCCCGCAGGAGCGACGGCGCTCCATCGCCGAGGAGACGCTGCATATCTACGCCCCCATCGCTCACCGCCTTGGCGTGTGGCGCCTGAAGTGGGAACTGGAGGACCTCGCCCTTCGTCACATCGACCCGCGGGCATACCACCGCATCGTGCGCCAGGTCGCGCGCACCCGCGAGGATCGCGAGCGCACGGTTAACCAGGCCGTCGCGCAGTTGCGTGAGCGCCTCGACCAGGTCGGCATCAAAGCCGACATCTACGGCCGCCCCAAGCACTTCTACAGCATCTACCAGAAGATGCAGGCCCAGGGCGTGGACTTCGACCAGATCCTCGACCTCCAGGCCATCCGCGTCCTCGTCACCACCCTGGCCGAGTGCTACTCCGTGCTCGGTGAGGTGCATACGCTGTGGCTCCCGCTGCCGGGGATGTTCACCGACTACATCGCCAAGCCCAAGGCAAACTTCTACCAGGCGCTGCACACCAAGGTCTTCGGCCCCAACGGCGAGCCGATGGAAGTGCAGATCCGCACTTACGACATGCACCGCACCGCCGAGTACGGCGTCGCCGCCCACTGGCGCTACAAGGAGGGCGAGCAAGGCGACCGGGACCTCGAGCAGAAGCTGTCATGGCTGCGCCAGTTGCTCGACCTCCAGCACGATTTGCAGGACCCCGGCGAATGGCTCGAATCCCTTAAGATAGACCTCTTCCAGGACCAGGTCTTCGTCTTCACCCCGCGCGGCGATGTCATTGACCTGCCCGCCGGCTCGACGCCGGTTGACTTCGCTTACCGCATCCATACTGACATCGGCCACTCCTGCGTCGGCGCGCGCGTCAACGGCCGCATCGTCCCGCTCAACTACGTCTTCCACAACGGCGACGTCGCGGAGATCCTGACCTCGAAGACGAGCGCCGGCCCCAGCCTCGACTGGCTGTCGTTCGTCAAGACGAGTCAGGCCAAGGGACGCATCAAGTCGTGGTACCGCAAGGTGCGTCGCGAGGACGACCTCCACCACGGCCGCGAGATGCTTCAGGAGGAGATCGCTCGCCACGGGCTCCAGCTCTCGGAGACGGAGCGCGGACAGCACCTCTCCGGCATTGCCGCGCGCATGAACTTCATCAGCGCTGACGATCTGGCGGCGGCGGTGGGCCACGGCGATGTCACGGCGGAGGCAATCGTCAACCGCATCAAGGCACAGCTAGAGCAGAAACGGAAGCCGCCCCTGCCCGTGCGCAAGGCGCGCCAGGGCGCGCTCCAACTCGGCATCAGCGCGCCCGGCATGGAGAACGTGCTGTTCCGCCTCTCGCGCTGCTGCGCGCCGATACCCGGCGATCACATCGTCGGCTACATTACCCGCGGCCGCGGCCTGACCATCCATCGCCAGACCTGCCCCAATGTCACGAGGTACGCGGAGCGCGAGGCCGAACGCCTCGTCGAAGTCGAGTGGACGTTCGCCAAGGATACGGTTTACCCCGCAGAAATCGAAGTCGAGGCGCTCGACCGCGTCGGCCTGCTCAACGACGTCACCGGCATCATCACCAGCCACGAGATGAATATCAGTTCCGCCCGCGTCCGCACCACCAAGCCCCGCAAGGCGATGATCAACCTTACCGTGGATGTGACCGGAACCGAGCATCTCCAGAACGTGATCGGCGCCCTCGGACGGTTGAGCGACGTCCTCAACGCCCGCCGGGTGATGACCTAG